From the genome of Anaerolineae bacterium, one region includes:
- a CDS encoding zinc-binding dehydrogenase yields the protein MKKAIITGERQASLVEAPDPRPRGEWALVKVHVAPMCTEYKAFLAGGRHEYLGHEAAGEVVEVAQPGRVKVGDRVVAMPLAGCGRCYLCLSGDYIHCQDAPDFEQTHGSREGSATMAQYLLKQDWLLLPIPDDLSYEQASLACCALGPSFGAMALLQLTAFDTILITGLGPVGLGAVVNALFRGARVIAVESHLWRAERARTMGVEAVLDPADPDTLHQVRHLTDGRGVDCSLDCSGTVAAQRLCLEATKRKGRVAFVGECSEELHLRASPDLLRQGLTLYGSWHYNLKHFADIIQVIRRSPLLDLLVSHVLPMSQIQEVFELSASPEHAKILLKPWE from the coding sequence ATGAAGAAGGCCATCATTACCGGAGAGCGACAGGCGTCCTTGGTAGAGGCGCCCGACCCACGCCCGCGGGGGGAGTGGGCCCTGGTTAAGGTACACGTCGCCCCGATGTGTACCGAGTACAAGGCCTTCCTCGCCGGAGGCCGACACGAATACCTGGGGCACGAGGCCGCCGGCGAGGTGGTCGAGGTGGCCCAGCCCGGCCGGGTCAAGGTGGGGGATAGGGTGGTAGCCATGCCCCTCGCAGGCTGCGGCCGCTGCTACCTCTGCCTCTCCGGAGACTACATACACTGTCAAGACGCCCCTGACTTCGAGCAGACGCACGGAAGTCGAGAGGGCAGCGCCACCATGGCCCAGTACCTCCTCAAGCAGGATTGGCTGCTGCTTCCCATCCCCGATGACCTGTCATACGAGCAGGCATCGCTCGCCTGCTGCGCCTTGGGGCCCTCCTTCGGCGCCATGGCACTCCTGCAGCTGACAGCGTTCGACACCATCCTCATCACCGGGTTGGGCCCCGTCGGTCTGGGCGCGGTGGTCAACGCCCTCTTTCGCGGAGCGCGCGTCATCGCGGTGGAATCTCATCTCTGGAGGGCCGAGCGCGCCCGGACCATGGGCGTCGAGGCAGTTCTCGACCCAGCCGATCCCGATACGCTCCACCAGGTGCGGCACCTCACCGATGGCCGGGGGGTAGACTGCTCTCTTGACTGCTCCGGCACCGTGGCCGCCCAGAGGCTATGTCTCGAGGCCACCAAGCGGAAGGGGCGAGTCGCCTTCGTGGGTGAATGCAGCGAGGAGCTACACCTCCGGGCCAGCCCTGACTTGCTGCGCCAGGGCCTTACCCTCTATGGCTCCTGGCACTACAACCTGAAGCACTTCGCCGACATCATCCAGGTGATCCGCCGTTCGCCCCTCCTGGACCTGCTGGTCAGCCACGTGCTTCCCATGAGCCAGATACAG
- the cobO gene encoding cob(I)yrinic acid a,c-diamide adenosyltransferase, which translates to MAAQRDTDSGEAAERTGLVMVFTGCGKGKTTAALGALFRAWGWDWRTCVIQFVKGDGGDWGEVRAARRLGIEWHTMGAGFTWQTQDCELAAAKARQAWELAQRRIASGAYDLVILDEMTYAFTCGWLDLDQVLAWISRHRPPFTSLIITGRGAPEPLIRFADLVTEMRGLKHPYDRGLQAQMGIEY; encoded by the coding sequence GTGGCAGCACAAAGGGACACCGATTCCGGTGAGGCCGCCGAGAGGACGGGGCTTGTCATGGTATTCACCGGCTGCGGCAAGGGGAAGACGACGGCGGCTCTCGGAGCCCTGTTCCGTGCCTGGGGCTGGGACTGGCGCACTTGCGTCATCCAGTTCGTCAAGGGCGACGGCGGCGATTGGGGCGAGGTCCGCGCCGCCCGCCGGCTGGGCATCGAGTGGCACACCATGGGCGCCGGCTTCACCTGGCAGACTCAGGACTGCGAACTGGCGGCCGCCAAGGCGCGTCAGGCCTGGGAGCTGGCTCAGCGGCGAATCGCCTCCGGAGCCTACGACCTAGTGATCCTGGATGAGATGACCTACGCCTTCACCTGCGGCTGGCTCGACCTGGACCAAGTCCTCGCCTGGATCTCGCGCCATCGTCCCCCGTTCACCAGCCTGATAATCACGGGCAGGGGCGCCCCCGAGCCACTCATCCGGTTCGCCGATCTAGTCACTGAAATGCGCGGCCTCAAGCACCCCTACGACCGAGGCCTCCAGGCCCAGATGGGCATAGAGTACTGA